AGCAAAAAGAACTGCGGGCAAGGCACCACACTTATTTGCTACGTACAGTGCTGTTAGTCGCTGGCTGCAGCAATACTTTGGTGCCGGCAGCCAATGGTTCGTTGGCGTTGAGCTTGTTCCATTCTTGCAGTTGTGCCAGCCGTATGCCTTCTGTTTGGCTGATCTGCCACAAGGTTTGGCCTTCGTGACTGGTTACAAATGGCTTGTCCGATTTTTTCTTTTTCCGCTCTACAAACAGCAGTTGTGCCTGCGGCAAAATATCGGTGCGGGGCATGTCGTTGAACTGCAGCAAATCTGCCAATGCCAGTTGGTTGTTGGCAGCAATGGCCAGCAGGCTTGCTGCCCGCTTCGGCCCACATTACCTTGGTTTCATTGATATAAAAATAGCCGGAAGGGTAAGTTGTATTGGTGGCTACTGCAGCAGTTGATTTCGCAGTGGCAGGTTCGTTGTTTACCTCAATTGCAGCAGGTTTGGCTACCACTGGTGCCGGCGTTACTACTTGCTCCGCCACGGTTGGTTGTGACTGTTCCTTTGCTTCGCTGGCGGGTGTTGTTACAGCAGGTGTTGCAGGTGCAGGTGTATTGTTTTGCAAAGCCATAGCAGTAATGCTTTGCAGGTTGTTTTCTTCAATCACTTTAATGAGCTGCGCTACATAACGGGGGTTGGTAGCATAGCCGGCTTTTTTCAATCCTTCGGCCCAGCCTTTGTAATCATTTACATCGAGGGTAAACAGGGCCGCATAACGACCATTGGCTTTCAGAAAGTTGGAGTGGTCGCGGTACGATTCTTCGGCAGAGGCATAGGCCCGAAAGCATTCGCCACGGGCGTCGTCATCATGGTACACTTTATCGCCGGTCCAGGTGGCTTTGCATTTTATACCGAAATGATTGTTGCTGCGGTTTACCAAATCGCCTTTGCCGGCGCCACTTTCCAGCAGGCCCTGTGCCAGTTTGATGGAAGCCGGTACACCAGTGCGTTGCTGTTCGGCTATGGCCAAGGGTGCATAGGTAGCAATGTATTGCTGGTAGGCTGAGTCT
The Phnomibacter ginsenosidimutans genome window above contains:
- a CDS encoding glycoside hydrolase family 73 protein codes for the protein MMKGITTVLFMLLMLAGKAQDSAYQQYIATYAPLAIAEQQRTGVPASIKLAQGLLESGAGKGDLVNRSNNHFGIKCKATWTGDKVYHDDDARGECFRAYASAEESYRDHSNFLKANGRYAALFTLDVNDYKGWAEGLKKAGYATNPRYVAQLIKVIEENNLQSITAMALQNNTPAPATPAVTTPASEAKEQSQPTVAEQVVTPAPVVAKPAAIEVNNEPATAKSTAAVATNTTYPSGYFYINETKVMWAEAGSKPAGHCCQQPTGIGRFAAVQRHAPHRYFAAGTTAVCRAEKEKIGQAICNQSRRPNLVADQPNRRHTAGTTARMEQAQRQRTIGCRHQSIAAASD